Proteins encoded within one genomic window of Bacillus sp. F19:
- the treC gene encoding alpha,alpha-phosphotrehalase has product MKQPWWKKSAVYQIYPKSFNDTNGNGVGDIQGIIEKLDYLKKLGVDVVWLTPIYESPQKDNGYDISDYYSIHEEYGTMEDFESLLQEAHDRGIKIIMDIVVNHTSTEHAWFKEAKSSKENPYRDFYIWKEGKEDGSEPTNWISKFGGSAWKLDENTGEYYLHLFDVTQADLNWENEEVRRKVYEMMQFWFEKGVDGFRLDVINLISKNQDFPDDDGSTAPGDGRKFYTDGPRVHEYMKEMNKEVFSKYDSMTVGEMSSTTIENCIKYSNPESRELSMTFNFHHLKVDYPNGEKWALADFDFGALKQILSTWQVEMHKGGGWNALFWCNHDQPRIVSRYGNDGEYRIESAKMLATTIHLMQGTPYIYQGEEFGMTNPKFESINEYRDVESLNTFEILKNAGKSEEEIIEILKSKSRDNSRTPVQWNDSKHAGFTTGTPWIKPASNYPEINAENALQDENSVFYHYQKLIQLRKDIDLITYGDYELILKDHSQLFAYVRNGNGEKLLVINNFYEKETVFTLPDHIDAEGYNSEILISNYPDSAQTLKEVTLRPFESIVYHLKK; this is encoded by the coding sequence ATGAAACAGCCTTGGTGGAAAAAATCAGCGGTTTATCAAATTTATCCGAAAAGCTTTAATGATACGAATGGGAACGGAGTAGGCGACATTCAGGGCATCATAGAAAAATTAGATTACTTAAAAAAGCTCGGCGTTGATGTTGTATGGCTGACGCCAATTTATGAATCTCCTCAAAAAGACAACGGTTATGACATCAGCGACTACTATTCCATTCACGAAGAATATGGAACGATGGAGGATTTTGAATCTCTTTTACAAGAGGCTCACGATCGCGGGATTAAAATCATCATGGATATCGTTGTAAATCATACTTCTACTGAGCACGCATGGTTTAAGGAAGCAAAATCATCAAAAGAGAATCCTTACCGTGATTTCTATATTTGGAAAGAAGGAAAGGAAGACGGATCTGAACCGACTAACTGGATTTCAAAATTCGGCGGTTCAGCGTGGAAGCTGGATGAAAATACAGGCGAATACTATCTGCATCTGTTTGACGTCACTCAGGCTGACTTGAACTGGGAGAATGAAGAAGTTCGCAGAAAAGTTTATGAAATGATGCAGTTCTGGTTTGAAAAAGGTGTAGACGGCTTTAGACTTGACGTGATCAATCTCATTTCAAAAAATCAGGATTTTCCGGATGATGACGGAAGCACAGCTCCTGGCGACGGCCGCAAGTTTTACACAGACGGTCCGCGCGTGCATGAATATATGAAAGAAATGAACAAGGAAGTTTTCTCGAAATATGACAGCATGACAGTTGGGGAAATGTCCTCTACGACGATCGAAAACTGTATTAAGTATTCAAATCCGGAATCTAGAGAACTTAGTATGACATTTAATTTTCATCATTTGAAAGTGGATTACCCGAACGGAGAGAAATGGGCACTGGCAGATTTTGATTTTGGTGCACTTAAGCAAATTCTTTCGACATGGCAGGTGGAAATGCACAAAGGCGGGGGCTGGAACGCACTGTTTTGGTGCAACCATGATCAGCCGCGGATTGTTTCAAGATATGGAAATGACGGTGAATACCGCATCGAGTCCGCTAAAATGCTTGCGACAACGATACACCTGATGCAGGGAACTCCTTATATTTATCAGGGGGAAGAGTTTGGCATGACTAATCCTAAATTCGAAAGCATCAATGAATATCGGGATGTAGAAAGCCTGAATACATTCGAAATTTTGAAAAATGCAGGGAAGTCAGAAGAAGAGATTATTGAGATTTTAAAAAGCAAATCAAGAGATAACTCACGTACACCTGTTCAATGGAATGATTCCAAGCATGCCGGATTTACAACTGGAACACCTTGGATCAAACCTGCAAGCAATTATCCGGAAATCAATGCCGAGAATGCTCTTCAGGATGAAAATTCTGTTTTTTATCACTATCAAAAATTGATTCAGCTTAGAAAAGACATTGATTTAATCACTTACGGAGATTATGAACTGATTCTTAAAGATCACAGCCAGCTGTTTGCTTATGTGCGAAACGGTAATGGAGAGAAGCTGCTGGTCATCAACAACTTCTATGAAAAGGAAACAGTATTTACTTTGCCGGATCATATTGATGCAGAAGGATATAACAGTGAAATTCTTATCTCCAACTATCCTGATTCTGCGCAGACATTAAAAGAAGTTACATTGCGCCCGTTTGAGTCCATCGTTTATCATCTTAAGAAGTAA
- a CDS encoding Ig-like domain-containing protein, which translates to MRKKGIISLVAVGLLASSLSVGAVKAEGNEYELSKKSIERQVEKPLKKGIIDSHTFNQLEKETKGSQSYLTKSLNKMGVMSSAAASDEEYVLEKEYNDTFNTANASSYEKPTIGQLLPLYDVDFHKVVVPQNGMLLVAGATNSYAIDLAFAAVQKDFVENDKLVYLGSEYEDGVEYQAYQAKGGTYYVGVFDNDNDYYDDNTEEDLYALATAFVDNVVPNKPTVNKVDNNDKVVTGKGESGATITVKNGNTVVGSAKAASNGNFSVNIAVQKAGTKLTITAKDKAGNVSASVSVTVVDVVAPSKPTVNKVDNNDKVVTGKAEANSTVTVKRGNTVLGSAKTPSNGSFSVTIPVQGAGAKLTITAKDGAGNVSSGASVTVGDVIAPSKPSVNKVDNNDKVVTGKAEFNSTITVKNGNTVLGTGKTPSSGSFSVTIPVQKAGAKLTITAKDGAGNVSPAATIVVLKH; encoded by the coding sequence GTGCGCAAAAAAGGTATTATTTCATTAGTGGCTGTAGGTCTATTAGCTTCATCATTGTCTGTAGGTGCTGTAAAGGCTGAAGGAAACGAGTATGAACTGTCAAAGAAGAGTATTGAACGTCAAGTTGAAAAACCACTTAAAAAAGGCATCATTGATTCTCACACGTTTAATCAACTTGAAAAAGAAACAAAAGGCTCTCAGTCCTATTTAACAAAAAGTTTAAATAAAATGGGAGTTATGAGTAGCGCCGCTGCCAGCGATGAAGAGTATGTACTTGAAAAAGAATACAATGATACTTTTAATACTGCAAATGCTTCATCGTATGAAAAACCAACTATAGGACAATTGCTTCCTTTGTATGATGTAGATTTTCACAAAGTCGTAGTACCGCAAAATGGCATGTTATTAGTGGCTGGGGCTACTAACTCCTATGCTATTGATCTAGCTTTTGCTGCTGTGCAAAAAGATTTTGTTGAGAATGATAAATTAGTATATTTAGGTTCTGAATATGAAGATGGAGTTGAGTACCAGGCATACCAGGCTAAGGGTGGCACATACTACGTAGGCGTTTTCGACAATGATAACGATTACTATGATGACAATACAGAAGAAGATTTATATGCACTCGCAACTGCATTCGTTGACAATGTGGTTCCAAACAAGCCTACTGTTAACAAGGTAGACAATAATGACAAAGTTGTTACCGGCAAGGGTGAATCTGGTGCAACGATTACAGTTAAAAATGGAAATACAGTAGTAGGTTCTGCTAAAGCTGCATCTAATGGGAATTTTTCAGTTAATATTGCTGTTCAAAAAGCCGGCACAAAATTGACAATCACAGCTAAAGATAAGGCAGGAAATGTGAGTGCAAGTGTGTCAGTAACTGTTGTAGATGTTGTTGCTCCAAGTAAGCCAACTGTTAACAAAGTTGATAATAATGACAAAGTTGTAACAGGCAAGGCAGAGGCTAACTCTACAGTTACAGTTAAAAGAGGCAATACAGTACTTGGATCAGCTAAGACACCATCTAACGGTTCTTTTTCCGTTACTATACCTGTTCAAGGAGCAGGTGCAAAATTAACCATCACAGCTAAAGATGGCGCAGGGAATGTAAGCTCAGGTGCATCAGTAACAGTTGGAGATGTTATTGCACCTAGTAAACCATCTGTTAACAAGGTAGATAATAATGATAAAGTTGTAACCGGCAAGGCAGAGTTTAACTCTACAATTACGGTTAAAAACGGAAATACAGTGCTAGGAACGGGAAAGACACCATCTAGTGGTTCTTTTTCTGTTACTATACCTGTTCAAAAAGCAGGTGCGAAATTAACGATTACAGCTAAAGACGGCGCAGGAAATGTAAGTCCAGCTGCAACTATTGTAGTATTAAAACATTAA
- the treP gene encoding PTS system trehalose-specific EIIBC component → MSVNKQEVRDIVDAVGGKDNIAAATHCVTRLRFALKDESKVDKEKLEQIDMVKGSFSTNGQFQVVIGQGLVDKVYKEMADQTGMGESSKEDVKDAASSNLNPLQKAVKMLADIFIPILPAIVTAGLLMGINNILSGSGIFFDDKSLIEVYPQWADLSGIINLIANTAFTFLPALIGWSAVKRFGGSPLLGIVLGLILVHPDLLNAWAYGEAQAKGEVPVWNLFGLEIEKIGYQGQVLPVLFASYLLAKIEVFLNKRVPDSIKLLVVAPITLLVTGFAAFILIGPITFAAGNFITDGVIAIFDNFEALGGLLYGGLYSLLVVTGMHHTFLAVDLQLVASAGGTFLWPMLALSNIAQGSAAFAMMRIVKDDKQKGLALTSGISAYLGITEPAMFGVNLRYRYPFIAAMIGSAIAGLFITINHVKAFSIGVGGIPGFLSIQSEYWTAFFIGMAIAIVVPFVLTYVFAKFKWKKK, encoded by the coding sequence ATGAGTGTGAACAAACAGGAAGTCCGCGATATCGTCGATGCTGTCGGCGGAAAGGACAACATTGCAGCAGCTACACACTGTGTCACTCGTTTACGATTTGCTTTGAAAGATGAAAGCAAAGTGGATAAAGAAAAACTGGAACAGATTGATATGGTTAAAGGCTCTTTTTCAACAAATGGCCAATTCCAGGTAGTGATTGGACAAGGTCTTGTTGATAAAGTTTACAAGGAAATGGCAGATCAAACGGGAATGGGCGAGTCTTCAAAAGAAGATGTAAAAGATGCAGCTTCAAGCAATTTGAATCCTCTTCAAAAAGCCGTTAAAATGCTGGCTGATATTTTTATTCCGATTTTGCCGGCTATCGTAACGGCTGGTTTGTTAATGGGAATAAATAATATTCTGAGCGGGTCGGGGATTTTCTTTGATGATAAGTCACTGATTGAAGTTTATCCGCAATGGGCAGATTTATCAGGCATTATCAACTTGATTGCGAATACAGCTTTTACATTCCTCCCAGCTCTAATCGGCTGGTCGGCTGTGAAACGCTTTGGAGGAAGTCCGCTTCTTGGGATTGTTCTTGGTTTAATCCTCGTGCATCCGGATCTTCTGAATGCTTGGGCATATGGTGAAGCTCAGGCTAAAGGGGAGGTTCCGGTGTGGAACTTATTCGGCCTTGAGATTGAAAAGATCGGCTATCAAGGGCAAGTTCTTCCTGTTCTGTTTGCCTCTTATTTACTCGCTAAAATTGAAGTCTTTTTAAATAAAAGGGTACCTGATTCAATTAAGCTATTAGTGGTTGCCCCAATTACCTTATTAGTGACTGGCTTTGCTGCTTTCATCTTAATTGGACCAATTACGTTTGCAGCAGGAAACTTTATTACAGACGGTGTTATTGCCATTTTTGATAACTTTGAAGCTCTTGGCGGTTTGCTCTATGGAGGTTTATACTCACTGCTTGTTGTAACAGGCATGCATCATACTTTCCTTGCAGTTGACCTGCAGCTTGTAGCAAGTGCTGGAGGCACATTCTTATGGCCGATGCTTGCATTATCGAACATCGCACAGGGTTCAGCAGCATTTGCCATGATGCGAATTGTGAAAGATGATAAACAAAAAGGTCTGGCTTTGACTTCAGGAATCTCGGCTTACCTTGGTATTACAGAGCCTGCTATGTTTGGTGTGAATCTTAGATATCGCTATCCATTCATCGCTGCCATGATCGGTTCTGCAATCGCAGGCCTCTTTATTACAATCAATCATGTAAAAGCATTCTCAATTGGTGTTGGGGGAATCCCTGGATTCTTATCCATTCAATCTGAATACTGGACCGCATTCTTTATCGGAATGGCCATCGCAATCGTTGTGCCATTCGTACTGACTTATGTATTTGCCAAGTTCAAGTGGAAGAAAAAATAA
- a CDS encoding alpha/beta hydrolase: MWIIVCSILAVFLAILAVSCFFSCMITIPRKVAYEKTYLLGVESGEINTDIFESAQKEEWFIDSFHGYQIHGMWFPVSESKKAIIIAHGITWSLFGSFKYVEMFQKRGYHVLLCDHRFHGLSGGDHTSFGYYESDDLKAWVDCLHEKLGKDAFVGILGESLGAASALQYVKKDPRVAFCIADCAFSDLTELLKTRLRIDFKVKFYPLISWTSIVTKLRYGWGFEEIKPARDLEHTKTPILFIHGKEDHFIPMKMTLDMYHLKKGIKQLYLVPKAGHAQAFLTDPKGYERKVLEFISTIEKYKESAAEMI, translated from the coding sequence ATGTGGATTATTGTTTGTTCCATACTCGCCGTTTTTTTAGCTATCCTCGCTGTGTCCTGCTTTTTCAGCTGCATGATTACCATTCCTAGAAAAGTGGCATACGAAAAAACGTATTTGCTTGGAGTAGAGAGCGGTGAAATCAATACTGATATTTTTGAAAGCGCTCAAAAAGAAGAATGGTTTATCGACTCTTTTCATGGCTATCAAATTCACGGAATGTGGTTTCCTGTATCAGAGAGCAAAAAAGCCATCATTATCGCACATGGAATTACCTGGTCTCTGTTCGGGAGCTTCAAATATGTAGAAATGTTTCAAAAAAGGGGATATCACGTGCTCCTATGCGATCACCGTTTTCATGGTTTGAGCGGAGGAGATCACACATCTTTCGGCTATTATGAAAGTGATGACTTAAAAGCATGGGTGGACTGCCTTCATGAAAAATTGGGGAAGGATGCTTTTGTAGGGATTCTTGGGGAATCACTTGGAGCAGCTTCTGCCCTGCAATATGTAAAAAAAGATCCAAGAGTCGCATTTTGCATCGCTGATTGTGCATTCAGCGATCTGACAGAATTGCTGAAAACAAGGCTCAGAATTGATTTTAAAGTTAAGTTTTACCCGCTGATCTCCTGGACCAGTATTGTAACAAAGCTTCGCTATGGCTGGGGATTTGAAGAAATAAAGCCTGCCAGGGACCTTGAACATACGAAAACACCGATTCTTTTTATTCATGGAAAAGAAGATCATTTTATCCCGATGAAAATGACGCTTGATATGTATCATTTGAAAAAGGGAATAAAGCAGCTGTATTTAGTTCCAAAAGCAGGGCATGCCCAGGCTTTTTTAACAGATCCTAAAGGATATGAGAGAAAGGTTCTGGAGTTTATTTCAACTATAGAAAAGTATAAAGAGAGTGCAGCGGAGATGATATAA
- a CDS encoding VOC family protein, which translates to MSDTQTLRGLTTVSFWTDDLAAAKKWYTELLGIEPYFERPGYAEFRIGDYQHELGLIDSSYAPDGSATGPAGAVVYWHVDDVTATFKKLLSMGAKEYEAPTERGEGFITASVVDPFGNILGIMYNQHYLEVLGSTRKV; encoded by the coding sequence ATGAGTGATACACAGACATTACGAGGACTCACCACAGTTAGTTTTTGGACGGATGATCTAGCAGCGGCAAAGAAGTGGTACACCGAGCTATTGGGCATCGAACCATACTTCGAACGTCCAGGATATGCCGAGTTTCGCATCGGCGACTACCAGCACGAGCTGGGCCTGATCGATAGCAGTTACGCGCCCGATGGATCAGCGACCGGCCCGGCCGGTGCTGTAGTGTACTGGCACGTCGACGATGTAACAGCAACTTTCAAGAAGCTGCTGTCTATGGGAGCGAAAGAGTACGAGGCACCCACAGAGCGCGGCGAGGGGTTCATCACTGCTTCCGTGGTCGATCCTTTTGGGAACATCCTAGGCATTATGTACAATCAGCACTATTTGGAGGTTCTGGGTTCGACCAGAAAAGTGTGA
- a CDS encoding NAD(P)-binding protein, with product MKQKIVVIGGGIGELATAALPAMNQIDVAVLEACNDLGKCAGKFQRREPYHSELRPHIRNKD from the coding sequence ATGAAGCAAAAAATTGTCGTGATCGGAGGGGGAATCGGAGAGCTGGCAACTGCTGCATTGCCAGCAATGAATCAGATCGATGTGGCAGTGCTCGAAGCCTGTAATGATTTGGGCAAATGTGCAGGAAAATTCCAGCGACGTGAACCATACCATTCAGAGCTAAGGCCGCATATCCGGAATAAGGATTAG
- the treR gene encoding trehalose operon repressor, which produces MKTNNKYLAIFQELSDRIKQGLVKVNETLPSENELAVQYETSRETIRKALNLLAQNGYIQKVKGKGSIVLDVTKMSFPVSGLVSFKELSKNLGRTSQTAVEKFGLIKPGNFIMQQLNLGARDEVWEVVRSRKIDGENIILDKDYLNRRYIPFLTKEICEDSIYRYIEEELKLKISFAKKEIVVEECTEEDYQYLDLKNFQHIVVVKNHVYLEDTSLFQYTESRHRLDKFRFVDFARRGH; this is translated from the coding sequence ATGAAAACAAACAATAAATATTTAGCAATATTTCAGGAGTTATCAGACAGGATTAAACAAGGACTTGTTAAAGTGAATGAAACGTTGCCTTCTGAAAACGAGCTCGCCGTACAATATGAGACTTCAAGGGAAACGATTCGCAAGGCCCTTAATCTTCTTGCCCAAAATGGATACATTCAAAAAGTTAAAGGTAAAGGATCAATTGTTCTCGATGTAACGAAAATGAGCTTCCCTGTTTCAGGACTCGTCAGTTTCAAGGAGCTTTCGAAGAACTTAGGAAGAACTTCTCAAACAGCAGTTGAAAAATTCGGCCTGATCAAGCCAGGCAATTTTATCATGCAGCAGCTGAACCTCGGTGCACGTGACGAAGTCTGGGAGGTTGTACGCTCAAGAAAAATTGACGGCGAGAACATCATCCTTGATAAGGATTATCTCAATCGCAGGTACATTCCTTTTTTAACAAAGGAAATATGCGAGGACTCGATCTATCGCTATATTGAAGAAGAATTGAAATTAAAGATCAGCTTTGCAAAAAAAGAAATTGTTGTAGAAGAGTGCACAGAGGAAGATTATCAGTACTTGGATTTAAAAAATTTCCAGCATATTGTCGTTGTGAAAAATCACGTTTATCTGGAAGATACAAGTCTGTTTCAGTACACAGAATCACGCCACAGACTTGATAAATTTAGATTTGTTGATTTTGCGAGAAGAGGACATTAA